Proteins from one Labrenzia sp. CE80 genomic window:
- the tssA gene encoding type VI secretion system protein TssA, with amino-acid sequence MPEVDTTSLLNDPRADYGAVAIAAGTSIEDFRDTAEFEALEADFRKTETEGPSAVDWKSYNARSLEVIKAQSKDLVLGTRLAYGLYLDEGYTGLGVGLSILRGMVSEHWEELFPPVKRERGRVGAFDWLAEKLAPAVEAKPPSDDALVHALVSHEVLTQLDDLLEQKLSKYSVAMGPLVRALRPHAKAAQQVLDAAAEAEKPMEAPENTAIPEEDGQQGSLAAQEAEAPAPQPVQVAQPVPQPAPPPAAAPVEVPAIPADGNADASAQAIFNAASKVATSIRQQSPADSRAYLCARFAIWGRIQAAPPSSAGKTSLPPPQKAKLAEIEALLTAGNNEALVRAAESGFVASPFWLDAQYHVAKAMQSLGAEYDAANRTVTAELASFLKRVPGLVELSFNSGMNFASPEARSWIQELTQAPGDAGGGGLSELDMVAAAANAEGQSGRVQGGLQMLSDHANSRPSERERFLSQIRMGEYCLRFELLAPVFALISRLRETSEKRALDMWEPELAVELAKLSWRCLSHKNARQFINEGHGIEMKAEIMGTLAALNLPVAAELSGRK; translated from the coding sequence ATGCCCGAGGTAGATACCACAAGTCTGCTGAATGACCCGCGCGCCGACTACGGGGCCGTTGCGATCGCTGCAGGCACGTCGATTGAGGACTTTCGGGACACTGCGGAATTTGAGGCTCTAGAGGCAGATTTTCGCAAAACCGAAACAGAAGGGCCTTCCGCAGTCGATTGGAAATCGTATAATGCTCGCTCGCTTGAAGTCATAAAGGCCCAGTCCAAAGACCTGGTTCTTGGGACACGCCTCGCCTACGGTCTTTACCTTGATGAGGGCTACACGGGCCTAGGCGTTGGTCTGTCGATTTTGCGCGGCATGGTTTCGGAGCATTGGGAGGAACTCTTCCCGCCAGTCAAACGAGAACGCGGGCGCGTCGGTGCCTTTGATTGGCTTGCTGAAAAGCTGGCCCCGGCCGTCGAAGCCAAACCGCCAAGCGACGACGCGCTTGTCCATGCATTGGTGTCGCACGAGGTGTTGACGCAGCTTGACGATCTTCTTGAGCAGAAGCTGAGCAAGTACTCCGTTGCCATGGGTCCCTTGGTTCGCGCTTTGCGGCCGCATGCCAAGGCGGCTCAGCAAGTTCTGGACGCAGCTGCGGAAGCTGAGAAGCCGATGGAGGCTCCTGAGAACACTGCAATTCCCGAGGAGGATGGGCAGCAAGGGTCGTTGGCTGCGCAAGAAGCTGAGGCGCCAGCACCGCAGCCTGTTCAAGTTGCTCAGCCCGTGCCGCAACCGGCGCCCCCGCCAGCGGCAGCACCCGTAGAGGTTCCAGCCATACCGGCAGATGGCAATGCTGATGCTTCTGCGCAGGCAATTTTTAACGCTGCAAGCAAGGTCGCCACTTCGATACGCCAGCAATCACCGGCAGACTCCAGGGCTTATCTGTGCGCGCGTTTCGCCATATGGGGCCGCATTCAAGCTGCACCACCGAGTTCTGCTGGCAAAACATCGTTGCCGCCGCCTCAGAAAGCAAAATTAGCCGAGATAGAGGCGCTCTTGACGGCCGGGAATAATGAAGCGCTCGTTAGAGCGGCGGAATCAGGTTTTGTTGCATCGCCCTTCTGGTTAGATGCGCAATACCACGTTGCGAAGGCAATGCAGTCACTTGGCGCCGAATATGACGCGGCGAACAGAACTGTGACTGCCGAGTTGGCAAGTTTTCTAAAACGGGTTCCTGGCCTGGTTGAATTGTCTTTCAACAGTGGGATGAACTTTGCCAGCCCCGAAGCTCGTTCCTGGATCCAGGAGTTGACCCAGGCCCCTGGTGATGCCGGCGGTGGGGGATTGTCCGAGCTCGACATGGTTGCAGCCGCCGCAAATGCCGAGGGGCAATCCGGTCGTGTTCAGGGCGGTCTCCAGATGCTGAGTGACCACGCGAACAGTCGCCCCAGCGAGCGAGAGCGTTTTCTATCTCAAATCAGGATGGGTGAGTACTGCCTTCGGTTTGAGCTTCTTGCTCCGGTGTTTGCTCTTATTTCCCGCCTTCGGGAGACGTCTGAAAAACGCGCTCTGGATATGTGGGAGCCGGAATTGGCAGTGGAACTGGCCAAATTATCCTGGAGATGCCTGTCGCACAAGAATGCGCGTCAGTTCATTAACGAAGGACACGGTATTGAAATGAAAGCTGAAATAATGGGGACGCTCGCAGCGTTAAATCTGCCGGTCGCAGCTGAATTGAGCGGTCGGAAGTAG
- the tssG gene encoding type VI secretion system baseplate subunit TssG gives MTLGDNPASLASAKKVDDQGRSARAELVPHLKHSQFYQLVTLIGMLHEGLQGLGPGGDPADEPIRFRSTRSLSFGAGDVSEISYDEDADRFDIRVNFFGLYGPASPLQPFLTERIIESDETPSPIEDLLDLFNHRLITLLFGIWQKSRYFTRFEAGGVDATSKCFLALCGFPIEDRNTIGSVPRSALLPLVGLMSLYSNSADVTSAMLTNFFKVPCSVIEYISRRIRVPEEAQLQLGVMNTSLGENAIVGNEINDDLGKFRVRMGVADFEALLPFLPFGVRHHEIAELLSMVIRDPLDWDLEFDFEPESMPMGRLGESRLNQSFWLHADADVSLETPVQLSVVSADSPNRLADAGF, from the coding sequence ATGACTCTCGGAGACAATCCTGCGTCCCTTGCATCCGCGAAAAAAGTTGACGACCAGGGGCGATCAGCCCGCGCTGAGTTGGTGCCGCACCTCAAGCACAGCCAGTTCTATCAACTTGTGACCTTGATCGGGATGCTGCACGAAGGTCTGCAGGGATTGGGGCCTGGTGGAGATCCGGCCGATGAGCCTATCCGTTTTCGATCTACCCGGTCATTGAGCTTCGGTGCGGGCGACGTCTCTGAAATTTCCTACGATGAAGATGCGGACCGATTTGACATTCGGGTGAATTTTTTTGGCTTGTATGGTCCGGCATCTCCGCTTCAACCTTTTTTGACAGAGCGGATCATTGAGAGTGACGAAACACCGTCGCCGATTGAAGACTTGCTGGACCTGTTTAATCATCGGCTCATAACTCTTCTGTTCGGGATATGGCAGAAATCCAGGTATTTTACCCGTTTCGAAGCCGGTGGAGTAGACGCGACGTCCAAGTGTTTTCTCGCCCTATGCGGCTTTCCGATTGAGGATCGAAACACCATAGGCAGCGTCCCGCGTTCAGCGCTTTTGCCGCTCGTCGGGTTGATGTCGCTCTATTCCAACTCGGCTGATGTAACGTCGGCAATGCTGACTAATTTTTTCAAGGTTCCCTGCTCTGTCATCGAATATATTTCGCGCCGGATTAGGGTGCCTGAGGAGGCTCAACTTCAGCTGGGAGTTATGAACACGTCCTTGGGTGAGAACGCGATTGTCGGCAACGAAATCAATGATGATCTCGGCAAGTTCAGGGTCCGAATGGGAGTTGCCGATTTCGAAGCTCTTCTTCCCTTTCTTCCCTTCGGGGTAAGACATCACGAGATTGCAGAATTGTTGTCGATGGTCATCCGGGATCCTTTGGACTGGGATCTGGAATTCGATTTTGAGCCGGAAAGCATGCCAATGGGGCGGTTGGGCGAAAGTCGTTTGAACCAATCGTTCTGGCTGCATGCGGACGCTGATGTATCACTCGAGACGCCGGTCCAACTATCTGTGGTTTCCGCGGATTCACCCAATCGCTTAGCCGACGCAGGCTTCTAG
- the tssB gene encoding type VI secretion system contractile sheath small subunit, whose protein sequence is MSKESSVAPKERVNIKYKPATGDGKEEVELPLKMVVLGDYTLKDDDTPVEDRALINVNKDNFDEVMKSHDLSLDLATENKLVETAEGEESDNLSVSLKFENLKDFTPEAIVRQTPELNKLLELREALVAMKGPLGNVPAFRKAIQGVLGDEQSRDKLMAELTGAIGKPDGAGD, encoded by the coding sequence ATGTCAAAAGAATCGTCAGTTGCTCCGAAGGAGCGCGTCAATATCAAATACAAGCCTGCAACCGGTGACGGCAAGGAAGAGGTCGAACTTCCGCTGAAAATGGTTGTTCTGGGTGATTACACCTTGAAAGACGACGATACACCCGTCGAAGACCGGGCGCTTATCAATGTAAACAAAGATAATTTTGACGAAGTCATGAAAAGCCATGACTTGTCTCTCGATCTGGCCACAGAGAACAAACTTGTTGAGACCGCCGAAGGCGAAGAGTCGGATAACCTGTCCGTTTCATTGAAGTTTGAAAACCTCAAGGATTTCACCCCTGAGGCGATTGTTCGGCAAACACCTGAGTTGAACAAGTTGCTCGAGCTGCGCGAAGCTCTGGTCGCCATGAAAGGCCCGCTTGGGAATGTTCCTGCCTTTCGCAAGGCAATCCAGGGCGTGCTTGGCGATGAACAGTCTCGGGACAAGTTGATGGCTGAATTGACGGGAGCTATTGGCAAACCCGACGGCGCCGGCGACTAA
- the tssE gene encoding type VI secretion system baseplate subunit TssE has protein sequence MISVSLLQRLEEDLPNYAGSTASQAENALMDSILFNLRMLLNSNAGCCETRADYGLADFNARGQSHRDTADALCRDIERQIRMFEPRLRNAMVRVVEDAARPLEFIFSVEADLAYPDRSVRVRFDSVLGSDGQVRLNV, from the coding sequence ATGATATCGGTCAGTCTTTTGCAGCGCCTGGAAGAAGACCTGCCGAATTATGCGGGATCGACGGCCAGCCAGGCTGAAAATGCATTGATGGACAGCATCTTGTTCAATCTGCGCATGTTGTTGAATAGCAACGCGGGGTGCTGTGAGACGCGTGCAGACTATGGGCTGGCGGATTTCAATGCACGTGGGCAAAGCCACCGCGACACAGCCGATGCATTGTGCCGGGATATCGAACGTCAAATAAGAATGTTCGAGCCACGCCTGCGCAATGCGATGGTACGGGTCGTCGAAGACGCAGCGCGGCCTTTGGAGTTTATCTTCAGCGTTGAAGCAGATCTGGCTTACCCTGACAGGTCCGTACGCGTCAGATTTGATTCCGTGCTCGGAAGCGATGGGCAAGTCCGCCTCAACGTATAG
- a CDS encoding ATP-binding protein, translating to MATAFTQVIVGNTLEELPQIYQALEGFCSSFAVPDYTRRSILLISEELFSNTVMYGYPDEGSDEIALDISLAEGEISLVFRNHAVEFDSAASPDGPDQENAIADHRIGGLGLFLVHQLAKKVENRRQGLANITTVTVDLNATDE from the coding sequence ATGGCGACTGCATTCACTCAGGTCATTGTGGGAAATACGCTAGAAGAGCTACCTCAAATCTACCAGGCTCTTGAAGGTTTTTGTTCGAGTTTCGCGGTCCCCGATTATACACGCCGATCAATCCTATTAATTTCAGAAGAGCTTTTCTCCAACACGGTCATGTACGGCTACCCCGATGAGGGATCAGACGAAATCGCGCTGGATATTTCCCTGGCTGAGGGAGAGATAAGCCTCGTCTTTCGAAATCACGCTGTCGAATTCGACAGCGCAGCCTCACCAGACGGTCCCGACCAAGAGAATGCGATAGCAGATCATCGGATTGGCGGGCTCGGTCTGTTTCTGGTTCATCAACTTGCCAAGAAAGTTGAAAATCGGAGGCAAGGCTTGGCAAACATCACCACTGTTACAGTGGACCTGAATGCCACCGACGAATAG
- the tssF gene encoding type VI secretion system baseplate subunit TssF produces MSVNSYYRDELNYLREMGKHFAKANPRLTKYLGEDASDPDVERLLEGFAFLVGRLRQRLDAEMPEVSQSLLKLIWPHYLRPVAPMTTIQFRYAPGAGEPSIIVPAGTSVQTGALDGRAVQFRTSFDLKVLPLEISSVDLENRKDSCKLSVTIKRLAGSNFQIFRDNDSLQLFLNGHGDDNVARNLYMYFSRKLRKVEFSAKGGAAQAAGIEIEPVGFADNEATLPYPPGAFQGFRIMQEYFSCPEKFMYVRLKGLAALADVQTESVTLVFHFGQRFSDVSRLNKDHIVLNATPAINLFDTEGQALLVSHDRSEYPVRPVGGNDAESVHAVTSVTGWVQGSGEKVDYEEFESFAHDGRTTDDQKFYYRTQIRPSVIGDGVDHYISFVTRLNEVGLPSTETVSLRLLCSNGKLAGRFGLGSVVKSTSSTPAKLEFSNVTPILTEVPPPLDDRVLWTLIANLSRNYASLIDVEALRTVISAYDFRANIDKQGAQQRDLLLQSLQRFERRGVDIFRQGRPVRAFELALTVSESLIGGEAEMFLFGSVLDQFLKSYSSINSLHRFSITGSDSNAAHHWTPKWGGAASL; encoded by the coding sequence ATGTCTGTCAACTCGTACTACCGGGATGAGCTGAATTACCTTCGCGAGATGGGAAAGCACTTCGCCAAGGCCAATCCCAGACTTACCAAGTATCTGGGTGAGGATGCTTCAGACCCCGATGTTGAGCGATTGCTCGAGGGATTTGCCTTTCTGGTCGGGCGGCTGCGCCAGCGTCTTGACGCGGAAATGCCAGAGGTGTCCCAAAGCCTGCTTAAGCTGATCTGGCCACACTATCTGCGTCCCGTGGCGCCGATGACAACCATTCAATTTCGGTACGCGCCGGGTGCAGGCGAGCCGTCAATCATTGTTCCGGCAGGAACCAGCGTTCAAACTGGAGCCCTGGATGGTCGTGCCGTTCAGTTCCGCACGAGCTTCGATCTCAAGGTGTTGCCGCTTGAGATTTCTTCTGTCGACTTGGAAAATAGAAAAGACAGTTGCAAGCTCAGCGTGACGATCAAACGGCTGGCTGGAAGCAATTTCCAGATATTCAGAGACAACGATTCTCTGCAATTGTTTCTAAACGGCCATGGCGATGATAATGTTGCGCGAAATCTCTACATGTATTTTTCGCGTAAGCTCCGAAAGGTCGAGTTTTCTGCAAAAGGCGGTGCCGCACAAGCGGCGGGCATCGAGATTGAGCCCGTTGGTTTCGCCGACAACGAAGCAACACTGCCTTATCCGCCGGGCGCATTTCAGGGTTTCCGGATCATGCAGGAGTATTTTTCCTGCCCCGAAAAATTCATGTACGTCCGCTTGAAGGGGCTGGCGGCACTGGCGGACGTCCAAACAGAGAGTGTCACTCTCGTATTCCACTTTGGGCAGCGCTTTTCTGATGTCTCACGCCTGAACAAAGATCATATTGTTTTGAACGCGACGCCGGCGATAAATCTGTTTGATACAGAAGGGCAGGCGCTTCTCGTTTCGCACGATCGATCCGAATATCCGGTTCGGCCCGTCGGAGGAAATGATGCCGAGAGCGTTCACGCAGTCACGTCGGTTACCGGCTGGGTGCAGGGTAGTGGCGAGAAGGTGGACTATGAAGAGTTCGAGTCCTTCGCACACGATGGCCGTACGACCGATGACCAGAAGTTCTACTATCGAACGCAAATAAGGCCCTCTGTCATCGGCGATGGCGTCGATCACTACATCTCATTCGTCACGCGCCTGAACGAGGTTGGGTTGCCGTCCACCGAAACGGTTTCGCTCAGGCTATTGTGCTCGAACGGAAAGCTGGCCGGCAGGTTTGGTCTTGGATCCGTGGTGAAGTCAACATCCTCAACCCCTGCCAAGCTGGAATTCAGCAACGTCACGCCCATTCTGACTGAAGTTCCGCCGCCGCTGGATGATCGGGTTTTGTGGACGCTGATCGCGAATCTTTCTCGCAACTATGCATCGCTCATTGATGTGGAGGCTCTCAGAACGGTTATTTCCGCCTATGATTTCCGCGCCAACATCGACAAGCAGGGCGCGCAGCAGCGGGATCTTCTGTTGCAAAGTCTGCAACGTTTTGAACGGCGAGGCGTCGACATCTTCCGCCAAGGGCGCCCGGTGCGGGCTTTTGAGCTCGCGCTTACGGTGTCAGAAAGCTTGATTGGTGGCGAAGCTGAGATGTTTCTGTTCGGAAGCGTCCTTGACCAATTCCTGAAATCGTATTCGAGCATCAACAGCCTGCATCGGTTCTCGATCACTGGCTCAGATTCGAATGCGGCCCATCATTGGACTCCGAAGTGGGGGGGAGCCGCTTCACTATGA
- the tssC gene encoding type VI secretion system contractile sheath large subunit, which produces MAESKLDQQVSGQTQEEEASLLDQILHETKLAPSDDGYDVAKKGVAAFISELLKPTRGDSQVNSAAIDQMITEIDSKLSAQVDQILHHEEFKTLESSWRSLKFVIDRTDFRQNIKVEMMSVSKDDLLEDFEDSPEVVKSGLYQHIYTAEYGQFGGQPVGAVVANYDFGPDSQDVKLAQYCASVGSMAHAPFIAAAAPSMFGVDSFEEIPNLKDMESIFEGPKHAKWNSFRESEDARYFALAMPRFMLRTPYGPETTPVKAFNYEEKAEGGSENYLWGNASFALATKLTDSFAKYRWCPNIIGPQSGGAVEDLPLHTFEAMGQQQSKIPTEVLVSDRKEFELAEQGFISLTMRKGSDNAAFFSANSVQKPKFFGNTPEAKDAELNYTLGTQLPYMMIINRLAHYIKVLQRENIGSWKDKGELQSELNNWIRQYVSDQDNPSADVRSRRPLRKASITVSDVAGEPGWYSVGMSVQPHFKYMGADFTLSLKGKLDKA; this is translated from the coding sequence ATGGCTGAATCCAAATTAGACCAACAAGTTTCCGGGCAGACGCAGGAAGAAGAAGCTTCGCTTCTCGATCAAATACTGCATGAGACCAAATTGGCGCCGAGTGATGATGGCTATGATGTAGCCAAAAAGGGCGTTGCAGCCTTCATTTCGGAATTGCTGAAGCCGACCCGAGGCGACAGTCAGGTCAACAGCGCTGCAATCGATCAGATGATTACCGAGATCGACAGCAAGCTGTCTGCGCAGGTCGACCAGATCCTGCACCATGAAGAGTTCAAGACGCTTGAATCTTCTTGGCGCAGCCTGAAGTTTGTCATCGACAGAACCGACTTCCGCCAGAACATCAAAGTCGAGATGATGAGCGTGTCGAAAGATGACTTGCTCGAGGACTTTGAAGACAGCCCGGAAGTTGTGAAGTCTGGCCTCTATCAACACATTTACACTGCTGAGTATGGTCAGTTCGGTGGTCAGCCAGTTGGCGCTGTCGTTGCAAACTACGACTTCGGCCCGGACTCACAGGACGTAAAACTTGCGCAATATTGTGCAAGCGTCGGCTCAATGGCCCATGCACCCTTCATAGCTGCCGCCGCGCCTTCCATGTTCGGGGTCGATAGCTTCGAAGAGATTCCAAACCTCAAGGATATGGAGTCCATCTTTGAGGGGCCGAAGCACGCGAAATGGAATTCCTTCCGAGAATCCGAAGACGCCCGGTATTTTGCGTTGGCAATGCCACGGTTTATGTTGCGGACACCCTATGGTCCCGAAACAACTCCAGTGAAGGCCTTCAACTACGAAGAGAAGGCTGAGGGCGGCAGCGAAAACTACCTTTGGGGCAATGCCTCATTTGCGCTGGCGACGAAACTCACGGACAGCTTCGCCAAATACCGGTGGTGCCCGAACATCATTGGCCCACAGTCTGGTGGTGCGGTCGAGGACCTTCCGCTTCATACATTCGAGGCGATGGGGCAGCAGCAAAGCAAGATCCCGACCGAGGTTCTTGTCTCAGACCGCAAAGAGTTCGAATTGGCCGAACAAGGCTTCATCTCTTTGACCATGCGGAAAGGCAGTGACAATGCTGCCTTCTTCTCGGCCAATTCTGTCCAGAAGCCGAAATTCTTTGGCAACACCCCGGAAGCCAAGGATGCCGAGCTGAACTACACGCTTGGAACACAGCTGCCGTACATGATGATCATCAACCGCCTTGCTCACTATATCAAGGTGCTGCAGCGTGAGAACATCGGAAGCTGGAAGGACAAGGGCGAACTGCAGTCCGAGCTGAACAATTGGATCAGGCAGTACGTCTCCGATCAGGATAACCCTTCTGCCGATGTGCGCTCCCGCCGTCCGCTGAGAAAGGCATCCATTACGGTCTCTGATGTTGCTGGTGAGCCAGGCTGGTACAGCGTTGGCATGTCTGTTCAGCCTCACTTCAAGTATATGGGCGCTGACTTCACGCTGTCTCTTAAGGGCAAACTCGACAAGGCTTGA
- a CDS encoding class I SAM-dependent methyltransferase, which produces MNIEAKIPAFNYQFNENDQEFSLFGSFRPQKIDELADCINSLEASISNVTGNFYLNVKRLVRMNNVAFHAIAKRIVKTSGDRPDLKIHVTTSSVLGWSTRKFSTLAKMAPNITINEYDNEFYPGQSFLEDGGFIPILRTQTKLTWRHEKNILPRHGLKPGMHVADICCGIGDFAVLMQKEFQPGRLIALDHSKSSLNYARKVAEDFGVRGIEYVYGDASEMLLEDNQFDFVTCRHSLQVFDRPDLILKELYRICKPGGRVYITNEKNSHCLGEPRSETIQRTYNEVARLWDHFNMDIELGPKSRRYLLEAGFSDISIESFMVTNLDGNPQDFADIIQSWEDVYAGQMAVERGDSVEDIRILKQGFQDHIFAALHPKGYAGWPIWAASGQKPQ; this is translated from the coding sequence TTGAATATTGAAGCTAAGATTCCAGCCTTTAACTATCAATTCAACGAGAACGATCAGGAATTCTCACTCTTTGGGTCTTTCCGTCCTCAGAAGATTGACGAATTGGCCGACTGTATTAACAGCCTTGAAGCCTCGATCTCAAATGTCACCGGAAACTTCTACCTGAATGTCAAACGCTTGGTGCGCATGAACAATGTCGCCTTCCACGCGATTGCCAAACGGATAGTCAAGACCAGTGGCGACCGGCCTGACCTTAAGATCCATGTTACGACATCGAGTGTCTTGGGCTGGTCGACCAGAAAATTTTCGACGCTTGCAAAGATGGCGCCGAACATAACGATCAACGAATACGACAATGAATTCTACCCCGGTCAGTCTTTTCTTGAAGACGGCGGGTTCATCCCAATTCTCAGAACTCAAACCAAACTGACATGGCGTCATGAGAAGAACATTCTGCCACGTCATGGCCTCAAGCCCGGCATGCACGTTGCGGATATCTGCTGCGGGATCGGAGATTTTGCGGTCTTAATGCAGAAGGAATTCCAGCCGGGTCGTTTGATCGCACTCGATCACTCAAAATCCAGCTTGAACTACGCAAGGAAGGTCGCTGAGGACTTTGGCGTTCGTGGCATTGAATATGTCTATGGCGATGCATCTGAGATGCTTTTGGAGGACAATCAGTTCGATTTTGTCACCTGCCGACATTCGTTGCAGGTTTTTGATCGGCCCGACTTGATCCTCAAGGAACTTTACCGCATCTGCAAACCTGGTGGTCGTGTCTACATCACCAATGAAAAGAACTCTCATTGCCTTGGTGAACCGCGGTCAGAGACAATTCAGAGAACCTATAACGAGGTCGCCAGATTGTGGGACCACTTCAACATGGACATCGAGCTTGGTCCCAAGAGCCGCCGATATCTGCTTGAAGCCGGCTTTTCTGACATCTCCATCGAGTCCTTCATGGTCACCAACCTCGACGGTAACCCGCAGGACTTTGCGGACATCATTCAATCCTGGGAAGATGTCTACGCTGGCCAGATGGCCGTCGAACGTGGCGATAGTGTTGAAGACATCAGGATTTTGAAACAAGGATTTCAGGATCATATTTTCGCAGCCCTACACCCCAAGGGTTACGCGGGATGGCCGATTTGGGCCGCATCTGGACAAAAACCCCAATGA
- a CDS encoding ubiquinone biosynthesis methyltransferase UbiE, whose translation MTSSPKSVPCQRDFKQLLEIDMDVRQFGSDWAHCDQISSYASRMISHNRMDSLRFANLFSSAMNEIMETAFHARAEKGTLRCALHRCDEIDRIELTIPCDGSAARFFQSTIDLAHAENAEEAYMAELFSESAPDKNLGLLELAIDYNASISLKELGDESVCLTVDLALEEPEN comes from the coding sequence ATGACAAGTTCCCCGAAATCAGTTCCCTGTCAGCGTGATTTTAAACAGCTGCTGGAAATCGATATGGATGTACGTCAGTTTGGGTCCGATTGGGCTCATTGTGACCAGATATCGAGTTATGCCTCGCGCATGATCAGCCATAACCGCATGGACTCCTTGCGATTTGCCAATCTGTTTTCATCCGCGATGAATGAAATTATGGAGACGGCATTCCACGCGCGAGCTGAAAAAGGCACTTTGCGCTGCGCACTTCATCGATGTGACGAAATCGACCGGATCGAACTCACGATCCCCTGCGATGGTAGCGCCGCTCGTTTTTTTCAATCAACAATAGACTTGGCGCATGCCGAAAATGCGGAAGAGGCATATATGGCGGAGCTATTTTCCGAAAGCGCCCCAGACAAAAATCTTGGGCTGCTTGAACTCGCAATCGACTATAATGCAAGTATTTCTTTAAAAGAACTTGGTGACGAGAGCGTTTGTCTCACGGTTGATCTCGCGCTTGAGGAACCTGAAAATTGA
- a CDS encoding STAS domain-containing protein → MLTIEDTLEGDVKIICPAGKLDTLTAKTFEAHLQSCVEDGNGPLLVDMSGVDYVTSFGLRSILIVAKKLAPFGRKFILFATNPSVMDVLRVSGFLKIVTVAENQDAAFDMAGLSQTASSDP, encoded by the coding sequence ATGTTGACCATTGAAGACACTCTTGAAGGCGATGTAAAAATCATCTGCCCTGCAGGTAAACTAGACACTTTGACGGCGAAAACCTTCGAAGCCCATTTGCAGTCCTGCGTCGAAGACGGGAATGGGCCCCTTCTTGTGGACATGTCAGGTGTCGACTACGTGACAAGTTTCGGGCTGCGATCGATTTTGATCGTCGCGAAGAAGCTCGCCCCATTCGGCCGCAAATTCATTCTTTTCGCGACGAACCCTTCGGTTATGGACGTTTTGCGTGTTTCGGGCTTCCTGAAGATTGTCACGGTCGCGGAAAACCAAGATGCCGCTTTCGATATGGCCGGCTTGAGTCAAACAGCAAGCTCTGACCCCTGA
- a CDS encoding PP2C family protein-serine/threonine phosphatase → MSDKSTEVAAFENDPKHGADSSELAVRAELEDLKAEHADLKLLYEAMIEHGEAVEDQLAENNILLRETQKRLEAELADAANYVMSILPEPREEAPQATWSLVPSTELGGDSFGYHDIDDDHFAIYLIDVCGHGVGAALLSVTIINVLRAGALPTTDFKNPSEVLFRLNNAFPMERQNNMFFTIWYGIYQRSSGKLTFASGGHPAAIHLRPASDGKVQNRLLGSEQGMVIGAIPNMDFDADEFVLQSGDRLLVLSDGTYEVESPEGDVVSLADLADYASGLSGHLPDELYSWIRGLNSDSPLPDDYSMVQLTF, encoded by the coding sequence ATGAGTGATAAAAGCACTGAAGTTGCCGCATTTGAAAACGATCCTAAGCATGGCGCGGACTCATCGGAGTTGGCCGTCAGGGCCGAGCTTGAAGATCTGAAAGCGGAGCATGCGGACCTGAAATTGCTCTATGAGGCGATGATCGAACATGGCGAGGCCGTTGAAGACCAGCTTGCCGAAAATAATATCTTGCTGCGGGAGACCCAGAAGAGGCTGGAAGCTGAGCTGGCGGATGCTGCAAACTACGTAATGTCGATCCTGCCTGAGCCGCGTGAGGAAGCACCGCAAGCGACCTGGTCACTTGTTCCTTCCACGGAGTTGGGAGGCGATTCTTTCGGCTATCATGATATCGATGACGATCACTTCGCAATCTATCTCATCGATGTCTGTGGGCACGGCGTTGGGGCGGCCTTGCTCTCTGTGACGATCATCAATGTGCTGCGGGCCGGTGCCTTGCCGACTACAGACTTCAAGAATCCCAGCGAGGTCTTGTTTCGCCTCAACAATGCGTTCCCGATGGAACGCCAGAACAATATGTTTTTCACGATCTGGTATGGCATCTATCAGAGATCAAGCGGCAAATTGACGTTTGCCTCAGGGGGGCACCCAGCCGCGATTCACCTCAGGCCTGCGAGTGACGGCAAAGTTCAAAACCGTCTCCTTGGCAGCGAGCAAGGCATGGTCATCGGCGCAATTCCGAACATGGATTTCGATGCAGACGAATTTGTTCTGCAGTCCGGTGATCGGCTACTGGTTCTCAGCGACGGGACTTATGAGGTTGAGAGCCCGGAAGGAGATGTTGTTTCTCTTGCAGATCTTGCTGATTACGCCTCAGGCCTCAGCGGGCATTTGCCGGATGAGCTGTATAGTTGGATCAGAGGCCTTAACAGCGACAGCCCACTGCCAGATGACTATTCGATGGTTCAGCTGACATTCTAA